The following nucleotide sequence is from Atribacterota bacterium.
CTGATGTGCTCAATAAGCACCCGAAAGGTTTGAGTGGTGGGCATCAACAGAGGGTTTCCTTGGCCAGAGCGTTGGTGCGTGATGCAGATGTGTATCTCCTTGATGAGCCCATCTCTCATCTGGATACCAAAATGCGCAACCGAATGCGGGCCGAGCTGAAAAGAATTCATCAAGAATTAAAAAGTACCGTTATTTATGTAACCCATGACCAGATTGAAGCTCTGGCCATGGCTGATAAGGTGGTGGTGATGAACGAAGGTTTGATTAAACAGATTGGGACACCTCAAGAAGTTTATTTTAAGCCCCGCAATATTTTCGTGGCAGATTTTGTAGGGGAACCGCCAATGAATTTTCTGGATTGTGCTATTCTTCTAAAAAGTGACCACTGCCAGGTGGTTATTGATAATCTTTATTTCCAGATTTTTGATCCTGAAAAATTAGCCGTACTCAAGGGACTGCCGCCTTCGAAGTTGAATACGTTGGTTTTGGGGATAAGACCGTGTCATATCGATATCCTTTCAGAACCTTCCACTTTGGGTAGGGGTGAAGTAAAAGGTAAGGTTTTTCTGGTGGAACCCTTAGGAGATTCAAAAATTGTGCACGTGAGGATGAATGAGCAGCTTGTTTTAGTCGAGACCTTGGCTACGGTGCGGCAGAGAGAAGGGGATGATATTTTCATCCGTTTTCAGGAAGAGCATTTGCATCTATTTGACAAAGAGTCTGAAGAGGCAATATTCTGATATAAGAGAAAAGGGGGGTTGTTTTTATGCGCTTGAAGGAGAAAGTAACCATTGTGACTGGTGCAGCAAAAGGAATTGGTCGAGCCATTGCTGAGGGTTTTGCTCGAGAGGGCGCAAATGTGGTGATTAACGACATTCTGGAGGAGCCGTGCCAGAAAGTAGCGAAGGAAATTGGTGAAAAGTATGGAGTGAAAACACTGGCTGTGCCGGGGGATGTGAGTGTACGGAGTACCGCAGTAAAAATTAAGGAAGAGACCCTTAGAACATTTGGAACCATTGATGTTCTGGTTAATAATGCCGGCATTATGATTTCTGGTTTGGTGCTCGATTATAGAGAAGAGGATTGGGATAAAATTTTTGCGGTCAATGCAAAAAGCGTCTTTTTGATGTGCCAGGAAATTGGAAAAGTAATGGTGGAGAAAGGTTATGGGAAAATTATCAATGTGGCTTCCATCGGGGCCAAAGATGGAGCGGTTGCCCAGGCTGCATATGCTGCGACCAAGGCGGCGGTAATGAATTTCTCCCGGGCTCTTTCCAAAGAGTTTGCCCCGTATAATGTGAATGTAAACTCGATTTGTCCAGGAATTGTGGAAACGGAACTCGGTCAGGTTAATTTGGCTGACCCGGAGAAACGGAAAAAATTCATTGCCATGACTCCCAAAGGAAGAATTAGTGTTCCGGAAGATCTGGCAGGAATTGCGATTTTCTTAGCCAGCGATGAATCGGATTTCATTGTAGGTCAAGCCATCAATATCGATGGTGGTATCCTCTACTATTAGGGGGGTCTTTCACTTGTGGTAAAACAATACATTCTGGGAGTGGATCTGGGAACTTCTTCCCTTAAGGGGACTCTTCTAGACCTTGAGAGTAACGAGGTGGTGACCGCTTCGGTAGAGTTGTCGGTTTCCTATCCCGATTCCTATTCCGCCGAACAAAGTCCCCAAGATTGGTGGAATGCCTTTTTGTCCCTCTTGCGGAAGTTGAAAGAAAAAATAGGTGACTTGAACCAGATTGCAGGTATCGGTCTTTCGGGACAGATGCTGGGACTCGTGGTGCTGGACAAAGAGGGACAGCCGTTATATCCAGCGATCATCTGGTGTGATCAACGGAGCTTCAGAGAGTTGGAATATATTAAGGAAGCTCTGGGGGTAGAGAAGCTTTTAGAGTACACGGCTAATACCCCGCTTACCGGGTACTGGTTGCCCAAAATCCTCTGGTTAAGGAATCATAAACCCGAAGTGCTCCAAAACGCTGCCAGATTTCTTTTGCCGAAAGACTATCTGCGTTTCCGGTTGACTGGAGGGTACGTGACCGAAGTTTCCGATGCATCGGGAACGCTCGTTTTTGATGTAGCACATCGGAGATGGTCGGAGGAGATTATTCAGTTCTTTGCTCTCAAGCGCATTGTTTTTCCCGAAGTGGTGGAATCACCAGAAATCACGGGGTACGTTGATGAAAAAGTAGCCCAGGAGACGGGCTTGCGTTCGCAAATTCCGGTTGTGGGTGGTGGAGGGGATCAGTCCAGTGGGGGAATTGGTTTAGGGGTGATTAAAAAGGGCATTTTATCGTGTGTTTTGGGGACTTCAGGTGTGGTTATGGCGATGACCGAGAGTCCCAAAAGGGATTATAAGAATCGGGGTTTGCACTCTTTCTGTTATTCTATTCCCGGAACCTGGTTTTTAATGGGGTGCACACTGGCTGCTGGTGGTTCCTATCAGTGGTTGTTGCAGACCATGCGGGGGGTCAACCCCAATCTCGATTATACCGCGCTCAATACCATGGCTGAACGGGTTCCGGCTGGAAGCGAAGGCGTGTTGTTCCTTCCCTATCTCATTGGGGAGCGGACTCCCCATTCCGATCCCAAAGCTCGAGGAGTATTCTGGGGTCTTTCTTATCATCACGAGCTCAGACACTTGGTACGTGCGGTCATAGAAGGGGTCGCGTTCAGCCAGCGAGAATCGGTAGAGATTTTACGTGAGTTCGGCTTAACTGGAGAGAAGATGATTCTTTCGGGTGGAGCGGCTCGAAGCTCGCTTTGGTGTCAGATTTTTGCCGATGTAGTTGGTCTACCGATGGTGACGACCAGTGTCGACGACCCGGCTTCCCTGGGGGCGGCCATTATTGCTGGTGTGGGTATGAACCGTTTTTCTTCCTTTGAGGAAGGTTGTGGCCGGTACGTTACGATGCAGCAAGTTTTCGAACCGTCTTCCGCGAATCACGAACTCTATACCACGCTTTTTACTCAGTACCGGCAACTCTATCAGTCACTGAAGATGTTTAATCACGGTTTCCCACTTTTGCAGTAATGAATTTGAGCGTCATTCGAGGTGAGAAAAGTGCTTGAGGCATTGAAAGAAAAGGTGTGGCAAGCAAATCTGGAATTGCAGAAAAAGGGGCTGGTGCTCTATACCTGGGGTAACGCCAGTGAAATCGTGCGGAGCGAGGGGCTGGTGGTGATTAAGCCCAGTGGAGTACCGTATGAAGAGTTACGTCCAGAGTCCATGGTGGTTGTGGACCTTGAGGGAAAAGTTGTGGAGGGAAATTTACGCCCTTCAGTGGATACAAAGATTCACCTTGATCTGTACAAGGCTTTCCCCGAGATTGGTGGTGTGGTCCACACCCATTCTACGTATGCTTGTGCGTGGGCGCAGGCCTGCCGGGATATTCCCTGTCTTGGAGGTACTCATGCTGATTATTTCTTTGGTTCCATCCCCTGTACCCGTCCGCTCTCTGAAGAAGAAGTGGAACGATCCTTTGAAGGGGATACGGGAAAAGTGATTGCAGAACGTTTTGTTAACATTAAACCCCTGGAAATCCCCGGGGTTCTTGTGGCCTATCATGGTCCATTTACCTGGGGGAAGGATGCTGACGAGGCGGTATTCCACAGCGTGGTTCTGGAAGAAATAGCCCGCATGAGCTGGCTGACGCTATCAATCAATCCGCAAGCGGTGCCGCTTTCCCCCAAAATGCTTGAAAAACGGTATTTTCGTAAACACGGTAAGGATGCTCACTATGGGCAGAGGTTACCTCACTAAGTCAGAATTTTTGAGGAGGTGAGTGGAGTGGAATATATTGTCCTTTATGGAACCAAAATTCCGGTCATTGGTTTTGGTACCTGGGATATACGGGGTGAAGTGGGAGAAAAAGCGGTTTTGAGCGCACTCTCTCTGGGGTACCGTCACATTGATACGGCTGAATTCTATGACAACGAGGAGAGAATAGGTTCTGCCATTCGGAAATCTGGAGTACCCAGGGAGGAGATTTTTTTGACCACCAAAGTCTGGTATACGCATCTCCGTTGGGAGGATGTAAAAAAGTCCTGTGAGGAGAGTTTACGCAAGCTTAAAACCGATTATGTGGATCTCTATCTCATTCACTGGCCGACGGAGAGCGTTCCTTTAGAAGAAACCATTGGAGCGATGGAAAAACTTCGGGAGGAAGGGAAAATCCGTTTTCTGGGAGTCAGTAACTTTGATATCTCGTTACTCGAAAAAGCCCTTCAAGTTGCCTCGTCGCCTGTTCTTACTAACCAGGTGGAATGTCATCCCTATCTGACTCAGCAGGATTTACTCCGTTACTGTCAGGAAAAGAACGTGATGCTCACGGCCTACTCACCTCTGGCTCGGGGAAGACTTCTTGGAGACCCGGTGCTCACGCGTATAGGCGAAAAATATGGAAAATCGCCCAATCAGGTTGCCCTGCGCTGGCTCGTCCAGCGAAAAATGGTGGCAGCCATTCCCAAAGCCCAGAGCATTGAACATCAAAAGGAAAATCTGGAAATTTTTGACTTTGCTTTAACCTCTGAAGAAATGGAAGAGATTGGTCGTTTAGACCGTGGAGAAAAAGTTGCTTCGAGGTTGTAAGGTTTTCCTGGGTATTGTTTTCCTGACCCTCCTTCTTGTAGAAAGCGCGTTGTCGATGCCACCGCGCTTTCTTTTTCTCTTTATCGGTGACGGGATGGGTGAAAATGATGTGCAATTGTTGAAGGCCTATCAAGAATCGCGTGGTCTTGTGAGTGCGTTTTCGGCTCTCCCATACGCTGGTGTGGTTGGCACCACCTCCCTTGGAGAAATTCCCGATTCGGCGTCTTCGGGAACAGCCCTGGCCTGTGGGGTGAAAACTCGAAATGGAACGGTTGGGCTGGACCCCTCTGGAAGAACCGTTCCATCCATTGCTGAAATCGCAAAAAGGCAGGGTTTTCGGGTGGGCATTGTCACCAATGTGGCCATTAACGATGCCACGCCAGCTTCCTTCTATGCCCATCGCTCTTCCCGTCGAGATTACTCTGGTATTGCCTTCGATATGGTTGAAAGCGGTTTTGACCTTTTTGTAGGATGGGGAATTGCCTCACCAGGTAATGCGCTTACTTTGGCCAGGGAACGAGGGTACACGGTTATCCGGAGTTGGGACGATTTCCTCTCTCATAAGGAATTACCGCTCATTGCCCTGCTTTCCTTTCCCTTTCGCATTGACCAAAAAGAAGGGTATACGTTAAAGGATGCCGTTCGCCGGGGGATAGACCTTCTTTCTAACGATCGGGGTTTCTTTCTTCTGGTAGAGGGTGGAAAGATTGACTGGTGTAAACACATGAATGACGTGGGAACACTCCTCTTTGAGTTACTCGATTTTGATGAGGCAATTCAAGAAGCGCTGTCCTTCGCTCATCGATATCCCCAGGAAACTTTGATTCTGGTTACTGCAGACCATGAGACTGGAGGGCTGGGAGTGGGTGTTGATGT
It contains:
- a CDS encoding aldo/keto reductase, producing MEYIVLYGTKIPVIGFGTWDIRGEVGEKAVLSALSLGYRHIDTAEFYDNEERIGSAIRKSGVPREEIFLTTKVWYTHLRWEDVKKSCEESLRKLKTDYVDLYLIHWPTESVPLEETIGAMEKLREEGKIRFLGVSNFDISLLEKALQVASSPVLTNQVECHPYLTQQDLLRYCQEKNVMLTAYSPLARGRLLGDPVLTRIGEKYGKSPNQVALRWLVQRKMVAAIPKAQSIEHQKENLEIFDFALTSEEMEEIGRLDRGEKVASRL
- a CDS encoding SDR family oxidoreductase, giving the protein MRLKEKVTIVTGAAKGIGRAIAEGFAREGANVVINDILEEPCQKVAKEIGEKYGVKTLAVPGDVSVRSTAVKIKEETLRTFGTIDVLVNNAGIMISGLVLDYREEDWDKIFAVNAKSVFLMCQEIGKVMVEKGYGKIINVASIGAKDGAVAQAAYAATKAAVMNFSRALSKEFAPYNVNVNSICPGIVETELGQVNLADPEKRKKFIAMTPKGRISVPEDLAGIAIFLASDESDFIVGQAINIDGGILYY
- a CDS encoding ABC transporter ATP-binding protein; the encoded protein is MASVSLRNLWKKYGKVEAVKGINLDVEDKEFVAFLGPSGCGKTSTMRMIAGLEHISGGEIYIGGRLVNHLGPEERNIAMAFESYALYPPMTVFDNIAFPLKAAKVPEGEIKKRVYRIAEILELTDVLNKHPKGLSGGHQQRVSLARALVRDADVYLLDEPISHLDTKMRNRMRAELKRIHQELKSTVIYVTHDQIEALAMADKVVVMNEGLIKQIGTPQEVYFKPRNIFVADFVGEPPMNFLDCAILLKSDHCQVVIDNLYFQIFDPEKLAVLKGLPPSKLNTLVLGIRPCHIDILSEPSTLGRGEVKGKVFLVEPLGDSKIVHVRMNEQLVLVETLATVRQREGDDIFIRFQEEHLHLFDKESEEAIF
- the xylB gene encoding xylulokinase, coding for MVKQYILGVDLGTSSLKGTLLDLESNEVVTASVELSVSYPDSYSAEQSPQDWWNAFLSLLRKLKEKIGDLNQIAGIGLSGQMLGLVVLDKEGQPLYPAIIWCDQRSFRELEYIKEALGVEKLLEYTANTPLTGYWLPKILWLRNHKPEVLQNAARFLLPKDYLRFRLTGGYVTEVSDASGTLVFDVAHRRWSEEIIQFFALKRIVFPEVVESPEITGYVDEKVAQETGLRSQIPVVGGGGDQSSGGIGLGVIKKGILSCVLGTSGVVMAMTESPKRDYKNRGLHSFCYSIPGTWFLMGCTLAAGGSYQWLLQTMRGVNPNLDYTALNTMAERVPAGSEGVLFLPYLIGERTPHSDPKARGVFWGLSYHHELRHLVRAVIEGVAFSQRESVEILREFGLTGEKMILSGGAARSSLWCQIFADVVGLPMVTTSVDDPASLGAAIIAGVGMNRFSSFEEGCGRYVTMQQVFEPSSANHELYTTLFTQYRQLYQSLKMFNHGFPLLQ
- a CDS encoding alkaline phosphatase, with amino-acid sequence MEKKLLRGCKVFLGIVFLTLLLVESALSMPPRFLFLFIGDGMGENDVQLLKAYQESRGLVSAFSALPYAGVVGTTSLGEIPDSASSGTALACGVKTRNGTVGLDPSGRTVPSIAEIAKRQGFRVGIVTNVAINDATPASFYAHRSSRRDYSGIAFDMVESGFDLFVGWGIASPGNALTLARERGYTVIRSWDDFLSHKELPLIALLSFPFRIDQKEGYTLKDAVRRGIDLLSNDRGFFLLVEGGKIDWCKHMNDVGTLLFELLDFDEAIQEALSFAHRYPQETLILVTADHETGGLGVGVDVNFLGILSQSFSYQIFLDKVSSGVSLPELAREMWPLGEFSDFQVPTGDVNKTFVALARAFSRKVGISWETTGHTGKNVPVFLWGQPEPSCIFQDNTDVFKILKDCLKR
- a CDS encoding L-ribulose-5-phosphate 4-epimerase, which gives rise to MLEALKEKVWQANLELQKKGLVLYTWGNASEIVRSEGLVVIKPSGVPYEELRPESMVVVDLEGKVVEGNLRPSVDTKIHLDLYKAFPEIGGVVHTHSTYACAWAQACRDIPCLGGTHADYFFGSIPCTRPLSEEEVERSFEGDTGKVIAERFVNIKPLEIPGVLVAYHGPFTWGKDADEAVFHSVVLEEIARMSWLTLSINPQAVPLSPKMLEKRYFRKHGKDAHYGQRLPH